The DNA region GTCGACGGGGACACGCTGGTCCTCAGCCATGAATCGGCGCCGCTGGCGAAACGACTGACCGAGCAACGCAACGCCGATGTCATCCGCGAAGCTCTCAAAGACGCGCTCGGGGTTAACTGGAAGATCCGCTGCGAGACCGGCGCAGCGGCCTCTGAGCCGGCAGTGTCCCCGCCGCCGCGGCAGAGCCCCGCTGAACCCGAGCAGGCCAATGACGACGAAGAGAGCATGCTCGCCGAGGCGGGCAAGGACGACCCCTTGGCGCCGCGCCGCGACCCCGAAGAGGCCGCCCTCGAGTTATTACAGACCGAACTCGGGGCGCGTCGCATCCAGGCGGATTAGCTAGACTGCCCTCTGTCACGAACTGGCGACCTAAATTTACGTTGCCGACAGGAGGCCGGCAATGGGCAGAAACGAGTTCGCTTTTGCGACTCAAGCATTGCGCGAAGGTCGCCTCACCAAGATTTCAGCCGCTTCGTCGGCGCATCGAGCGTCGCGATGGCGGGCATGGGCGTGGTTGCGCAGTTCCTGCCCTACGGCCCCAACAGCCTCACGAGCAGGCTGATTCTCGTCGTCGTGATCATTTCCGCGACCGTGGTCGGGGCGCGCTGGCTGTTGACGCCGTGGCCGCGGTACGGCGCTGCGGTGGCGTTCGTGATCTGGGCGGACTGTGCGCTCGCGTTGGGCGCGTCGACGATGTCCACGCCGCAGGCCCAACTTTGCTCCACGCTCTACATGGGCTTGGTCGGCGTGTTCGCTGCCTTTCTACTCAGCCCCCGAATCCTGTACCTGCACTGCGCTGGCGGATTTCTGGTGATCGCGGCGATCACCGGCTGGGCCACCGCTTCCGGACAATCCGACCTGATGGAGTTGTCCGTCTTCTACATGCCGGCGTTGACGTGGGTGGTTTTTGTGCCGCTGGGTGGTCTCGCGCTGATCGTGGGCGGACGGCGCGCAATCCGCAGGACCGCCAGGTCGGCCGCCTACGATCCGTTGACCGGACTGCGGAACCGCCGGGGGATGACCGCCGCTGTCGGCTCGGCACTGCGCGAGCTGACCGGGCCGACGACGATGTTCGTCGCGGTGTGCGACGTCGACCGCTTCAAAGAACTCAACGACCGCCAAGGCCACGCCGCAGGCGACGCGGCGTTGGAGCACATGGCGGGAAAGCTTCGCGACATCGCTCGACCGGGCGAGGTCGTCGCACGGATCGGCGGCGACGAACTGGTGCTCGTCGGATTTCTCGACGATGCCGACGACGTGGCGGAACTCTCCGACCGGCTGGCCCCCCTGACACGCGGCGAGATCGACGGAACCGAACTCAGCGCCAGCGTCGGTGTCGCGGCGTTGGCGACCGATGCCTCACACTTCATGGTCGACGATGTCGTCCGGCATGCCGATGCGGCGATGTACGAGGCGAAACGGGCCGGTGGCGGTCGGTGCGCGGTCTACGCCCACGCACCGGTGCCTAGGGTGCTTTCTTCTTCTCCCGCAGGATCAGCACTGGCAGCACCACCGTCGCGATAGCGGTGACCAACCAGACCAGCACGGTGGCCGCGACCCACGAACCGATGCCGCGGATGCTGAGCCCGTTGGACAACAGCGAGGCCAACACCAGCGCGACGAAAGTCGACACCAAGCCGATGCCGCCGAGGAACGCCGAGGCGTATCGGCTGGCCATCTTCAGGAAGAACGGTGACAGGATCGCCTGGGCCACAGTGAAGATCACCACCGCAGTGACGAAGCCCCACACCGAGACCGACACACCAGGCACCAACCAGTCGGCGACGAGCAGCCCGATTGCCGAGGACCCGAGAAATACGGCGACACGCAGCAGGAAGCGGATCACCGGTGTCCCCCTAGGCGTTCCACCAGGGCCGCAGCGGCAGCCCGTGATCGTCGCCGCGATCGTCGAGCTTGACCGCCAGTACCTGGTGTAGCTGAATAGCGTTCTGCTCGAACCCGATCCGGGATCCGGCCATGTACAGGCCCCATACCTTGGCGGTGGGCAGGCCCACCTCGGCGACTGCTTCGTCCCAGTTCTCGACGAGGTTGCGGCACCAGTCACGCAGCGTCAGCGCGTAGTGGTGGCGCAGGTTCTCTTCGTGCAGCACCTCGAGATCGGCGTTCTGCACCTCGGTGATGATGCGCCCGGAACCGGTGAGCTCCCCGTCGGGGAACACGTACCGGTCGATGAACCCGCCGGCAGTGGCCCCCGCTCGATTGTCGTGACGGGTGATGCAGTGGTTGAGCACAAGGCCGCCGGTACGCAGCTTCGATCGCAGGAACCGGAAGTACGCCGGATAGTTCCCCACCCCGATGTGCTCGGTGAGCCCGATCGAGGACACGGCGTCGAACTGTGACTCACGCACGTCGCGGTAGTCGCTGTGGCGCACTTCGGCCAGGTCTCCCAGACCCTCCTCGGCGATTGCCTTCTGCGCCCAGATGGCCTGCTCCCGCGACAGCGTCACGCCGATCACCTTCACGCCGTTGCGCGCGGCATGGCGCACCATGCCACCCCAGCCGCAGCCGACGTCGAGCAGACGGTCACCCGGTTGCAGTCGCAGCTTCTCGAAGACCAGCCGGTACTTGTTCTCCTGCGCCTCCTCCAGCGTGGCATCCGGATGTGGATAGCAGGCGCAGGTGTAGGTCATCGACGGGCCCAGGACCCACTCGTAGAAGGTGTTCGACACGTCGTAGTGGTGATGGATCGCTTCGGCGTCACGGGTCTTGCTGTGTCGCAACCCTTCTGCGAAGCGTCGCCATCGGGGCAGCGCCTCCTGGGGAGGTGGTGCGATCGGCACGAGGTGCTCGATGCCGATGGACCGGATGACGTTGGCCAGCACCCGCGCGGGCGGGCGCTTGAACTTCATCTTCTGCGCCATCGCGGCGAGCAGATCGTAGGGATCACCCGGATGGACGCCGAGGGCTTCCAGGTCGCCCGAGACATACGCCCGGGCCAGCCCCAGGTCGCCCGGTGCGGTCGCGAGATAGGTGGTCCCACGCGGCGTCCGCAGGTCGAGTCCCAACGTGGCGTCGTCGGGCCCGGCGCTGCTGCCGTCGTACGCAGTGAATTTCAGCGGCAGTCGGCCGGCCGCGAAGATCTCCAGAACCTCCGCCAGTGAGAGTCTGCCTTCGGAGTTGTCCGCCGCATCTGTGGCGCGTTCCCGAAATGTCGTCATTGTCTCTTCACCGCCTTCGCATACAGATCGAGGAATCGTGAGTCAGGGTCATAGGTCTTCTTCACCGTCTTGTAGGTCTCGCCGCCGTAGAGTTCGTCGAACTCCTCCGGCGAGTAGTACGCGTCGGAGTACAGCGACTTGTGTCCGTTCAGTTCGCTGACCCTGCGTTCGATCAGCTTGTTGGTGTGGCCCTCCTCCGGACCGACGGGCACCGAAGACCAGAAGCCGATGTTGACGTAGCTGTGGTGCGGGCGCAGCGGGTACAGCGGCCAGTTGCCCTCGTCGCGAAGTCTCAACGGGCACAACCAGATCGGTTCGATGGGTACGTTATCGAGGAACCATGCCACGAACTCGGCGGTGCGATCGATCGGCACCTCGACGTCCTGGACGACCCGTTCGCGTGGGGGCCGGCCGTTGCGTACCTCGAGGCGGTCGGCGATGTCGAAGCGCTGGTCGTAGCCGATGAGCTTCCAGTAGAAGCTGCTGCGCCGGTACTTTCGCGGCCACCAGCGGCGGATGCGCGGATTCTGGGCGCCGAACGCTCTGGAGCACCAGAACCAGTCGGTGTCCCACCGCCACAGGTAGTCATGGATGGTGAGCCGGTCGTGCTTCTCACCGCCCTCGTGCTGGATCGACTGGTAGTAGATGTCGCTGCCGGTGTAATCGCTGACTGGTCCGGGGGTGGCCGACTGGGTGCCGAGACAGAGGTAGCCCTCGTCGGCGGTGAACACTACACCGTCGAGGTAATCGACTCGCTCGCCGTCGAATTCGCCGGAGGTGATGATCGCCTCCATCGCGTCGACCAGGTCGGTCAGCGATCCGAATCTGACGTGCCGCAGCGCCACGAACGGCTTGACGGGCTCCAACTCGATCTTCAGGCGAACCGAGTAACCCAACGTGCCATAGGAATTCGGAAACGCCCGGAACAGTTCGGGGTTCTCGTCGGGCGATGCCCGCAGAATCTCGCCGGTGCCGGTGAGGATGTCCATCTCCAGGACGGACTCGTGGGGCAGACCGTTGCGGAACGACGCCGACTCGATGCCGAGCCCGGTCACCGCACCGCCGAGGGTGATGGTCTTGAGCTGGGGGACCACCAGCGGCGAGAGCCCATACGGCAGCGTGGCGGCCACCAGGTCCTCGTAGGTGCACATGCCGGCCACGTCGGCGGTGCGGGTGTGCGGATCGACCGCGATGACGTGTGTCAACCCTGAGGTGTCCAGGCCGGGGCCGGTGTTCTTGGCGCGGGCGCGGAACAGGTTGGACGTCGGCTTGGCCAGCCGAACCGAGGCGTCGGCGGGAATCGCCCGATAACTGGAAAGAAGCCGCCGCACGCCGTCGGTATGAGCGGCACGTGCGTCGGTCGAGGCGACAGACACACATATACGCTAGTCCGCGGTGGCACCCGATGCGACCGTACCCAGACACCTTCACCCCCTGTTGACGAGGAGTTTGCACTGATGGGACAGGTCAGCGCGTCCAGCACGGTCCTGATCGACGCCGACCCGGCGACCGTCTTCGGCGCCGTCGCGGACTACCAGGCCATGCGCCCGAGAATCCTCTCCGAGCACTACAGCGGCTACCGGGTACTCGAGGGCGGCCAGGGTGCCGGAACGGTTGCCACCTGGAAGCTGCAGGCCACCAAGTCGCGGTCCCGCGACGTGAAGGCTGACGTCGACGTCGCAGGTCACACCGTTATCGAGAAGGACGCGAACTCGTCGATGGTGACGAACTGGACCGTCGCGCCGGCAGGTCCGGGATCGTCGGTGACGGTCAAGACGTCGTGGCAGGGTGCGGGCGGGATCGGCGGCTTCTTCGAGAAGACTTTCGCCCCGATCGGCCTGCGCAAGATCCAGGCCGTAGTGCTCGGAAACCTCAAGCGTGAGGTCGAGGGCACCCTCGGATCGGAGAACTGATCTCCGTCGAGCGTGTCGTGGACGTCACTCTCAACTCTGGGAGCTGAGGAACGCCACGATGCCGCGGACGACGGCGTCGGCGTACTTCTGGCGCCCCTGCTCTGTTGTCATCAGGGCCGAATCGGCCGGATTCTTCATGTTGCCCAGTTCGACAAGGATCGACGGGTACTGAGCCAGGTTGAGGCCGGCGATGTCGGAGCGCGGATTGAGTCCCGACGAGCCGATGTAGGTCGCGGGCGGGATGCCCGAACCGGCGAGCTGATCGCGCATCACCCTGGCGAACTGCACCGAGGGCCCCGCCTGGGCCGCGTTCAGCGGTGGCGAGGAGTACAACACGTGGAAACCACGCCCGCTGGCCGGGCCGCCGTCGCCGTGGATCGAGACCACGGCGTTGGGCCGGATCTGGTTCGCCATCGCCGCCCGTTCGTCGACGCACGGGCCCAGGCCGGTGTCGTCGCCCCGCGACATCGCGGTCCGCACGCCCAGGGCGGTCAGCGCCTGCCGGATCCGCAGGGTGGTGTCCCAGGTGAAGCTGTGCTCGGGATAGCCGTCGCCGGTGGTGGTGCCGCTGGCCTGGCAGTCCTTGGTGCCGCCGCGCCCGGTCGGGACCTGTCTGCTGATCGAGGCGTCGTTGGCGCCGTTGTGACCGGGGTCGAGGAAGACGATCTTCCCCGCCACGCTGGTCGGGGCGGCATGGGCAGGGCTGATGAGCGTCGACGCGGCGACGAGCAGTCCGGCGGTGAGCGCTGAAGCTACTCGCGTGCCGACACGGTGGCGGGCTGGCGCGTGCACGGCGCCACGGTAGCCCGCATGCGGACTACGCTTAAAGACCAAAGTGCCGGATCTGGGCGAGCGCAACCAAGTCGAGACCGAGACGAAACCTATCCGCATATCTATCCCCGATTCACCAACACGTACAGAGGACAGTCATGCAGCCCGGTGGTCAACCCGATATGTCAGCACTGCTCGCGCAGGCCCAGCAGGTACAGCAGCAGTTGATGGAGGCCCAGGAGGCCCTCGCCAATGCCGAGGTGCACGGCCAGGCGGGCGGTGGCCTGGTCCAGGTCAGCATGCGTGGCAGCGGCGAGGTGGTGGCCGTGGCGATCGACCCCAAGGTGGTCGACCCCTCCGACGTCGAGACTCTTCAGGACCTGATCGTCGGCGCGATCGGCGACGCGGCCAAGCAGGTGACCATCCTGGCGCACGACAGGCTCGGCCCGCTGGCGGGCGGAATGGGCGGCCTCGGGCTGCCGGGGATGTGACTCCTTGTTCGAAGGACCGGTCCAGGATCTGATCGACGAGCTGGGCAAGCTGCCCGGCATCGGGCCGAAGAGTGCCCAGCGCATCGCGTTCCACCTGCTCTCGGTCGAGCCGCCGGACATCGACCGGCTCACCGCCGTCCTCGGCAAGGTCCGCGACGGGGTGAAGTTCTGCGCGGTGTGCGGAAACGTCAGCGACGAGGACCGCTGCCGCATCTGCAGCGACTCGCGCCGCGACGCCTCCCTGGTCTGTGTCGTCGAGGAACCCAAGGATGTGCAGGCGGTCGAACGCACCCGGGAGTTCCGCGGTCGCTACCACGTGCTCGGCGGCGCGCTCGACCCGCTGTCGGGCATCGGCCCGGACCAGCTGCGAATCCGCGAGCTGCTCAACAGGATCGGCGAGCGGGTCGACGGTGTCGACGTCGCCGAGGTGATCATCGCCACCGATCCGAACACCGAGGGTGAGGCCACCGCGACGTATCTGGTGCGGATGCTGCGCGACATCCCCGGGCTGTCCGTGACGCGGATCGCCTCGGGCCTGCCGATGGGCGGTGATCTGGAGTTCGCCGACGAGTTGACGCTGGGTCGCGCGCTGGTCGGCCGCCGCGCGATGGCCTGACTCGGGTTCGCGCGCCGAACGTACGGGGTCACCTGCGGGAGTTCAGAGGCCCGCTGGCGTGACCGATCCACCTTTTGCAGCCGGTTACTCGCACTTTTCCTGCAGAACGTGGATCGGTCGGTTCGTCAGTGATGTCGGTGCGGGCTGGCAACATGACCGGCGTGAACAGGGTCGTGCTGGGCGGGGAGGCTGTCAGGGCCGGTGTAGTGACCAGGCATGAGTTGGCGCGCGATTACACGACGCTCTACCGCGGCGTGTTCGTGCGCAAGGGTATGGAGATCACGCTGCGTGACCGGGCGATCGGCGCCTGGTTGGCCACCGGACGCAAAGGGGCGATCGCCGGCGTTGCGGCAGCCGCTTTGCACGGTGCGCCGTGGATCGACGCCGATATCCCGATCGAAGTGACGGGCGTCAAGTGCCGCCCTCGCGACGGATTGATCATCCGCACCGACTCCCTTCCCGGCAACCAGATCACCCGTCGCTCAGGCCTTCCCGTCACCACGCGCATCCGGACGGCTTTCGACCTCGGCCGTCACCTCGACAGACCCGAGGCGCTGGCCCGACTCGATGCGTTGATGTGGAACCAGCACTTCGACGTTGCCGACGTCGTCAGCCTGGCTGATCGGCTGCCGCGGCTGCGGGGGATCGCTCAGCTCAGAGAGCTGCTCCCGCTCGTCGACGGCGGAGCCGCTTCGCCACGGGAAAGCGAACTGCGATTGCGTCTGCTGGACAAGGGTTTTCCCCGGCCCGAGACGCAGATCCCGGTTCTGGCGGGCTCTCGACCCGTCGCGTTCTTGGACATGGGGTGGCCCGAACACCGTGTCGCTGTCGAATACGACGGTGATCATCACCGGAAGAACCGGAAGCAGTACGTCAAGGACATCAAGCGGCTGCGGATGCTCGAGGCGATGGGGTGGACGGTGATCCGGGTGATCGCCGAGGATGAAGCCGAGCAGTGGCTGGATCGGGTCGACGCGGCGCTGCGGGAGCGGGGTTGCCCTACACCCGTCGGGGTGCCGCGAGGCGTTCCCGGCGCAGCTGCGTGACTTCCGACAGTTGCAGCGGCGCCAGCGTACCGACGACCTCGGCGAGCAAGTGGTCGGCGAGCTCCGGATTGCGGGCCAGGCAGCAGCCGTGCAGATAGGTGGCGACGACGCTGCCCTGCACCGCTCCGTCGACACCGTCCCCGGCCCGGTTGCCCGCGCCCTTGGTCACTGCGGCCAGTGGCCGCGCGTCAGCGCCCAATACCGTTCCACCGCGGTGGTTTTCGAAACCGGTCAACGGTTCGGTCAACCCGTCGACCAACGGAGTCGCCGTGACCTCACCGATGGTGCGCTCCGGTTGCGGCGACGTCGTCAGGTCCAGCACTCCCACCCCGTCGACGCGTTCCCCGGCCGAGGTCTCGTACCAGTGCCCCAGCACCTGGATGGCCGCGCAGATCGCCAGTACCGGGGCTCCTCGCGAAATGGCCTGCTGCAGACCTGGATAGCGGATCAGATGCTTGGTGGCCAGCCGTTGCGCGTAGTCCTCGGCGCCGCCGAGGGTGTAGATGTCCAGCTCCGACGGCACTGGATCGTCGAGCGTGATCTCGACGATCTCGGCGTCGATTCCCCTCAGGCGCAACCTCTGTCGCAGCACCACCGAGTTGCCGCCGTCGCCGTAGGTGCCCATCACGTCGGGCAGCACCAGCCCGATCCGCACCGTCGATTCGGTCATGCGAGGCGCTCCAGGATTCGGTTCAACTGCAGGAATGCGGTGTAGTTCGCGATGACCTCGACGTGGCCGGGCGGGCACGAATCGATCGCGCGCATCGTGTCGTGCACCAGCGTGTGCTCGACGCCCGCATAGCCCAGACGCACCGCGAGGTCGGTGCCACGTTCGCCGGCAGCGACCACCTGCACCGTGTCAAAGTGTTCGAAGCGCACGTCCCACAGCCAGGACAGGTCCTCGCCGTCGGGTACCTGCCCGTTGACCGCGATCACCACCCCCGCGGCATCGCGGTCCACCATCGACAGCGCCTCCTGCCAACCGGCCGGGTTCTTCGCGAGCAACACGCGTGCGGTGTGCGCGCCGAGTTGCACGGTCCGGTACCGGCCCGCCACCTCGTCGACCAGTGACACCGCCGCGACCGCTGCGGCGGGATCGGCGCCCAGTGTCACCGCCGCGGCGACCGCGTGTGTCGCGTTGCCGCGGTTGACCGCGCCGGGCAGCGCCAGGGTCATCGGCAGGGACAGGCCGTCGGGTCCGTGGATGTGGGTGTCGTCGAACCACCAGGCAGGGTCGGGGCGCTTGAAATCCTGGCCGGTGGAGTACCAGTGCGACTGTTCCCGCACGATGATCTCCCCGGAGCGCGGGCAGCTCACCGAATCGCTCGCCCAGCCGCCACCCGCCGCGACCCACACCACGTTCGGGCTGTCGTAGGCGGCCGACGCCATCAGCACGTCGTCGCAGTTGGCCACGACCACCGCCGACGGGTGCCGGGCCAGCCCGCTGCGCAGGGTGCGTTCGATGTGGTTGATCTCACCGACCCGGTCGAGCTGGTCGCGAGACAGATTGAGCAGGACGACGACGGCGGCTTGCACCGCATCCAAGACGTGCGGGACGTGCATCTCGTCGACCTCGAGGGCGGCAAGCGTTGCGCCGGGTGCGGCGGCCAGCGCGGCCACCAGGCCGGCGTCCATGTTGGCGCCCTCGGCGTTGGTGGCCACAGGTCCGAGCGTGGCCAGTGCGGCCGCTGTCATGCGGGTTGTCGTGGACTTACCGTTGGTGCCGGTCACGACGACTGCGCGGCGGTCGCGACCCAGCTGGCTCAGGATCGAGCGATCCAGCGTCATCGCGACCAGGCCGCCGATCATGGCTCCGACACCCCTGCCGGTGACCCGCGACCCCCACCGCGCGGCGGCGCCCGCCGCGAGCGCGATCCGACCCCGTCCGGTAACCATCCCGGCAGTCTAAAAGAGACCGAACTGCGGCGACCGACACGCGGCGGATGGCGGCGGGCATGTCAGCGCCGCGTGCCATCCTCGAACGGTGAGCTCAACCGCCGGAATGCACTGGGGCCGACCAGCCGACCAGACCGGCGCCGGCTGGGCCGTCGTCGATGTGGAGACCTCAGGCTTCCATCCGGGGCAGGCCCGCATCGTGAGCATCGCGGCGCTGGCCCTCAGTGACGACGGGAACGTCGAGAAGAGCCTCTACAGTCTGCTGAACCCCGGCGTCGACCCCGGCCCCACGCATGTGCACGGGCTCACCTCCGAGATGCTGGAGGGTCAACCGACCTTCGGCGACGTCGTCGCCGACCTGAACGAGCTGCTGCGGGGGCGCACCCTCGTCGCCCACAATGTCGGCTTCGACTACGCCTTCCTCGCGGCCGAGGCGGAGTTGGTCGGAGCCCACTTACCGGTCGAGACGGTGATGTGCACCGTCGAACTGGCGCGGCGCCTCGACCTGGGCACCGAGAACCTTCGACTCGAGACGCTCGCCCGTCACTGGGGCATCACGCAGATGAAACCGCACGACGC from Mycobacterium sp. DL includes:
- a CDS encoding SRPBCC family protein translates to MGQVSASSTVLIDADPATVFGAVADYQAMRPRILSEHYSGYRVLEGGQGAGTVATWKLQATKSRSRDVKADVDVAGHTVIEKDANSSMVTNWTVAPAGPGSSVTVKTSWQGAGGIGGFFEKTFAPIGLRKIQAVVLGNLKREVEGTLGSEN
- a CDS encoding Rv3717 family N-acetylmuramoyl-L-alanine amidase, translating into MHAPARHRVGTRVASALTAGLLVAASTLISPAHAAPTSVAGKIVFLDPGHNGANDASISRQVPTGRGGTKDCQASGTTTGDGYPEHSFTWDTTLRIRQALTALGVRTAMSRGDDTGLGPCVDERAAMANQIRPNAVVSIHGDGGPASGRGFHVLYSSPPLNAAQAGPSVQFARVMRDQLAGSGIPPATYIGSSGLNPRSDIAGLNLAQYPSILVELGNMKNPADSALMTTEQGRQKYADAVVRGIVAFLSSQS
- a CDS encoding FAD-binding oxidoreductase; this translates as MSVASTDARAAHTDGVRRLLSSYRAIPADASVRLAKPTSNLFRARAKNTGPGLDTSGLTHVIAVDPHTRTADVAGMCTYEDLVAATLPYGLSPLVVPQLKTITLGGAVTGLGIESASFRNGLPHESVLEMDILTGTGEILRASPDENPELFRAFPNSYGTLGYSVRLKIELEPVKPFVALRHVRFGSLTDLVDAMEAIITSGEFDGERVDYLDGVVFTADEGYLCLGTQSATPGPVSDYTGSDIYYQSIQHEGGEKHDRLTIHDYLWRWDTDWFWCSRAFGAQNPRIRRWWPRKYRRSSFYWKLIGYDQRFDIADRLEVRNGRPPRERVVQDVEVPIDRTAEFVAWFLDNVPIEPIWLCPLRLRDEGNWPLYPLRPHHSYVNIGFWSSVPVGPEEGHTNKLIERRVSELNGHKSLYSDAYYSPEEFDELYGGETYKTVKKTYDPDSRFLDLYAKAVKRQ
- a CDS encoding MurT ligase domain-containing protein, which gives rise to MVTGRGRIALAAGAAARWGSRVTGRGVGAMIGGLVAMTLDRSILSQLGRDRRAVVVTGTNGKSTTTRMTAAALATLGPVATNAEGANMDAGLVAALAAAPGATLAALEVDEMHVPHVLDAVQAAVVVLLNLSRDQLDRVGEINHIERTLRSGLARHPSAVVVANCDDVLMASAAYDSPNVVWVAAGGGWASDSVSCPRSGEIIVREQSHWYSTGQDFKRPDPAWWFDDTHIHGPDGLSLPMTLALPGAVNRGNATHAVAAAVTLGADPAAAVAAVSLVDEVAGRYRTVQLGAHTARVLLAKNPAGWQEALSMVDRDAAGVVIAVNGQVPDGEDLSWLWDVRFEHFDTVQVVAAGERGTDLAVRLGYAGVEHTLVHDTMRAIDSCPPGHVEVIANYTAFLQLNRILERLA
- a CDS encoding class I SAM-dependent methyltransferase, whose translation is MTTFRERATDAADNSEGRLSLAEVLEIFAAGRLPLKFTAYDGSSAGPDDATLGLDLRTPRGTTYLATAPGDLGLARAYVSGDLEALGVHPGDPYDLLAAMAQKMKFKRPPARVLANVIRSIGIEHLVPIAPPPQEALPRWRRFAEGLRHSKTRDAEAIHHHYDVSNTFYEWVLGPSMTYTCACYPHPDATLEEAQENKYRLVFEKLRLQPGDRLLDVGCGWGGMVRHAARNGVKVIGVTLSREQAIWAQKAIAEEGLGDLAEVRHSDYRDVRESQFDAVSSIGLTEHIGVGNYPAYFRFLRSKLRTGGLVLNHCITRHDNRAGATAGGFIDRYVFPDGELTGSGRIITEVQNADLEVLHEENLRHHYALTLRDWCRNLVENWDEAVAEVGLPTAKVWGLYMAGSRIGFEQNAIQLHQVLAVKLDDRGDDHGLPLRPWWNA
- a CDS encoding GGDEF domain-containing protein; this translates as MAGMGVVAQFLPYGPNSLTSRLILVVVIISATVVGARWLLTPWPRYGAAVAFVIWADCALALGASTMSTPQAQLCSTLYMGLVGVFAAFLLSPRILYLHCAGGFLVIAAITGWATASGQSDLMELSVFYMPALTWVVFVPLGGLALIVGGRRAIRRTARSAAYDPLTGLRNRRGMTAAVGSALRELTGPTTMFVAVCDVDRFKELNDRQGHAAGDAALEHMAGKLRDIARPGEVVARIGGDELVLVGFLDDADDVAELSDRLAPLTRGEIDGTELSASVGVAALATDASHFMVDDVVRHADAAMYEAKRAGGGRCAVYAHAPVPRVLSSSPAGSALAAPPSR
- a CDS encoding phage holin family protein; translation: MIRFLLRVAVFLGSSAIGLLVADWLVPGVSVSVWGFVTAVVIFTVAQAILSPFFLKMASRYASAFLGGIGLVSTFVALVLASLLSNGLSIRGIGSWVAATVLVWLVTAIATVVLPVLILREKKKAP
- a CDS encoding YbaB/EbfC family nucleoid-associated protein; this encodes MQPGGQPDMSALLAQAQQVQQQLMEAQEALANAEVHGQAGGGLVQVSMRGSGEVVAVAIDPKVVDPSDVETLQDLIVGAIGDAAKQVTILAHDRLGPLAGGMGGLGLPGM
- a CDS encoding DUF559 domain-containing protein, with translation MNRVVLGGEAVRAGVVTRHELARDYTTLYRGVFVRKGMEITLRDRAIGAWLATGRKGAIAGVAAAALHGAPWIDADIPIEVTGVKCRPRDGLIIRTDSLPGNQITRRSGLPVTTRIRTAFDLGRHLDRPEALARLDALMWNQHFDVADVVSLADRLPRLRGIAQLRELLPLVDGGAASPRESELRLRLLDKGFPRPETQIPVLAGSRPVAFLDMGWPEHRVAVEYDGDHHRKNRKQYVKDIKRLRMLEAMGWTVIRVIAEDEAEQWLDRVDAALRERGCPTPVGVPRGVPGAAA
- the recR gene encoding recombination mediator RecR, which translates into the protein MFEGPVQDLIDELGKLPGIGPKSAQRIAFHLLSVEPPDIDRLTAVLGKVRDGVKFCAVCGNVSDEDRCRICSDSRRDASLVCVVEEPKDVQAVERTREFRGRYHVLGGALDPLSGIGPDQLRIRELLNRIGERVDGVDVAEVIIATDPNTEGEATATYLVRMLRDIPGLSVTRIASGLPMGGDLEFADELTLGRALVGRRAMA
- a CDS encoding glutamine amidotransferase, with protein sequence MTESTVRIGLVLPDVMGTYGDGGNSVVLRQRLRLRGIDAEIVEITLDDPVPSELDIYTLGGAEDYAQRLATKHLIRYPGLQQAISRGAPVLAICAAIQVLGHWYETSAGERVDGVGVLDLTTSPQPERTIGEVTATPLVDGLTEPLTGFENHRGGTVLGADARPLAAVTKGAGNRAGDGVDGAVQGSVVATYLHGCCLARNPELADHLLAEVVGTLAPLQLSEVTQLRRERLAAPRRV